From Pseudomonas vanderleydeniana, the proteins below share one genomic window:
- the gbcB gene encoding glycine-betaine demethylase subunit GbcB, giving the protein MSNNFLNPVTTQTWANGRHIVRCVKVIQETWDVRTFCFMADQPIMFFFKPGQFVTLELEIEGQQIMRSYTISSSPSVPYSFSVTIKRVPGGKVSNWLHDNLHEGQELAVHGPVGLFNAIDFPSPKVLYLSGGVGITPVMSMARWFYDTNGNVDMVFIHSARSPKDIIYHRELEHMASRIDNFSLHLICEKHGLGEPWAGYRGYLNHKMLELMAPDFLEREVFCCGPTPYMNAVKRLLEAAGFDMSRYHEESFGATPPEARADAVEQAEQAADAPPVDAADLHQVEFTETGKSIRVAPGETVHAAAAKLGLMIPKACGMGICGTCKVLKLNGEVEMEHNGGITDEDVAEGYILSCCSVPKGDVRIEY; this is encoded by the coding sequence ATGTCGAACAACTTCCTGAATCCGGTAACGACCCAGACCTGGGCCAATGGTCGGCATATCGTGCGCTGTGTGAAGGTCATCCAGGAAACCTGGGATGTGCGCACCTTCTGCTTCATGGCCGACCAGCCCATCATGTTCTTCTTCAAGCCGGGGCAGTTCGTCACCCTGGAGCTGGAAATCGAAGGGCAGCAGATCATGCGCTCCTACACCATTTCCAGCTCGCCTTCGGTGCCCTACAGCTTCTCGGTGACCATCAAGCGCGTGCCGGGCGGCAAGGTTTCCAACTGGCTGCACGACAACCTGCACGAAGGCCAGGAGCTGGCGGTGCACGGTCCGGTGGGCCTGTTCAACGCCATCGACTTCCCCAGCCCCAAGGTGCTGTACCTGAGCGGCGGCGTCGGTATCACCCCGGTGATGTCCATGGCCCGCTGGTTCTACGACACCAACGGCAACGTCGACATGGTGTTCATCCACAGTGCCCGCTCGCCCAAGGACATCATCTATCACCGCGAGCTGGAACACATGGCGTCGCGGATCGACAACTTCAGCCTGCACCTGATCTGCGAGAAGCATGGCCTGGGCGAGCCATGGGCTGGCTATCGCGGTTACCTGAACCACAAGATGCTGGAGCTGATGGCGCCGGACTTCCTTGAGCGCGAAGTGTTCTGCTGCGGCCCGACGCCGTACATGAATGCGGTGAAGCGCCTGTTGGAAGCAGCCGGTTTCGACATGAGCCGCTACCACGAGGAGTCCTTCGGTGCGACGCCGCCGGAAGCCCGTGCCGATGCGGTGGAACAAGCCGAACAGGCGGCCGATGCACCGCCAGTGGACGCAGCCGACCTGCACCAGGTGGAGTTCACCGAAACCGGCAAGAGCATTCGCGTGGCACCGGGCGAGACCGTGCACGCGGCGGCGGCCAAGCTTGGCCTGATGATTCCCAAGGCCTGTGGCATGGGTATCTGCGGGACCTGCAAGGTGCTCAAGCTGAACGGGGAAGTGGAGATGGAGCACAACGGCGGGATTACCGACGAAGACGTGGCCGAGGGCTACATCCTGTCGTGCTGCAGCGTGCCGAAGGGTGATGTGCGGATCGAGTATTGA
- the gbcA gene encoding glycine-betaine demethylase subunit GbcA yields MDNTTTLSLGDPLEPARKATAQMLQERERTFSLPQPFYSDERLFDIDMQEIFHKEWLIAGMTSEIPTKGNYLTLQIGKNPIIVIRGADGVVHAFHNVCRHRGSRLCTGEKGKVAKLVCPYHQWTYELDGRLLFAGTEMGADFDMKQYGLKPINVKTAGGYIFISLAENPPAIDEFLSTLNHYMEPYDMENTKVAVQTTLMEKANWKLVIENNRECYHCNGSHPELLKTLLEWDDVTDPRADQAFKDHVAASAAAWEAEKIPYAHASFGLRNRIVRMPLLKGTVSMTMDGQQGCKKLMGRIKNPDLGSMRILHLPHSWNHCMGDHIIVFTVWPISAQETMVTTKWLVHKDAVEGVDYDVARMRQVWDATNDQDRRLAEENQRGINSVAYQPGPYSKTYEFGVVNFIDWYSERMLSNLGAEPAPYLKGVPVHG; encoded by the coding sequence ATGGACAACACCACCACCCTGAGCCTGGGCGACCCACTGGAGCCCGCACGCAAGGCCACCGCACAGATGCTGCAGGAGCGCGAGCGCACCTTCTCCCTGCCGCAGCCGTTCTATTCGGACGAGCGTCTGTTCGACATCGACATGCAGGAGATCTTCCACAAGGAATGGCTGATCGCCGGCATGACCAGCGAGATCCCGACCAAGGGCAACTACCTGACGCTGCAGATCGGCAAGAACCCGATCATCGTCATCCGCGGCGCCGACGGCGTGGTCCATGCGTTCCACAACGTCTGCCGCCACCGTGGCTCGCGCCTGTGCACCGGCGAAAAGGGCAAGGTCGCCAAGCTGGTCTGCCCCTACCACCAGTGGACCTACGAGCTCGACGGCCGCCTGCTGTTCGCCGGCACCGAGATGGGCGCCGACTTCGACATGAAGCAGTACGGTCTCAAGCCGATCAACGTGAAGACCGCCGGTGGCTACATCTTCATCAGCCTGGCGGAGAACCCGCCGGCGATCGACGAGTTCCTCAGCACCCTGAACCACTACATGGAACCCTACGACATGGAGAACACCAAGGTGGCGGTGCAGACCACCTTGATGGAAAAGGCCAACTGGAAGCTGGTCATCGAGAACAACCGTGAGTGCTACCACTGCAACGGCTCCCACCCGGAGCTGCTGAAAACCCTGCTGGAGTGGGACGACGTCACCGACCCGCGCGCCGACCAGGCGTTCAAGGACCACGTGGCCGCCTCCGCCGCCGCCTGGGAAGCCGAGAAGATTCCGTATGCCCACGCCAGCTTCGGCCTGCGCAACCGTATCGTGCGCATGCCGCTGCTCAAGGGCACCGTGTCGATGACCATGGACGGCCAGCAGGGCTGCAAGAAACTGATGGGCCGGATCAAGAACCCGGACCTGGGCTCGATGCGTATCCTGCACCTGCCACACTCGTGGAACCACTGCATGGGCGACCACATCATCGTCTTCACCGTATGGCCGATCAGCGCCCAGGAAACCATGGTCACCACCAAGTGGCTGGTGCACAAGGACGCGGTCGAAGGCGTCGACTATGACGTGGCGCGCATGCGCCAGGTCTGGGATGCGACCAACGACCAGGACCGTCGCCTGGCCGAGGAAAACCAGCGCGGCATCAACTCCGTGGCCTACCAGCCCGGCCCGTACTCGAAGACCTACGAGTTCGGCGTGGTCAACTTCATCGACTGGTACAGCGAGCGCATGCTGAGCAACCTCGGGGCAGAGCCTGCGCCGTACCTCAAAGGCGTGCCGGTGCACGGTTAA
- a CDS encoding metallophosphoesterase family protein, producing the protein MKLQHLEHELAKIQVRLSGLKARLELSWKKLINDIEPEEFQAIQQLLQRGHDQARYVLAHGELPGDEPAVPWELAHGLSILHLGKAEALPTSEAELPTRVLKDGTLLGCRKWELLDLLWSEALIKWIENLRHHAVFMTTPTVMMIDNEVSLAIAGDWGTGPFDSHAPAVSVAGQMSRLQADFTIHLGDVYYAGTGSEEDVDMAGWPMGKHGAFTLNSNHEMYSGAHGYFAELNARFPVQQGTSYFALYNDDWLIVGLDSAYASKPLNLYMDGTLNQQQIDWLKSLPKRGKLLVLSHHQGFDITGHNPNGLYQQVCDALGRVPDYWYWGHLHNGIVYAELNGLKARCAGHGAIPYGVTSELDGNKRVLFSETKNAGDPEYPERVLNGFARVRLSGANIIEEFIGEDGSLRWSSQG; encoded by the coding sequence ATGAAGCTGCAGCATCTGGAGCATGAACTGGCGAAAATCCAAGTCCGGCTCAGCGGGTTGAAGGCCCGGCTGGAGTTGTCCTGGAAGAAACTGATCAACGATATCGAGCCGGAGGAATTCCAGGCGATCCAGCAGCTGTTGCAACGTGGGCATGACCAGGCCCGGTACGTGCTGGCGCATGGCGAGCTGCCGGGCGACGAGCCGGCGGTTCCGTGGGAGCTGGCCCATGGCCTGTCGATCCTGCACCTGGGCAAGGCCGAGGCGCTGCCGACCTCGGAGGCGGAGTTGCCGACCCGGGTACTCAAGGACGGTACGTTGCTGGGGTGCCGCAAGTGGGAGCTGCTGGACCTGCTGTGGAGCGAAGCCCTGATCAAGTGGATCGAGAACCTGCGCCATCATGCGGTGTTCATGACCACGCCGACGGTGATGATGATCGACAACGAGGTGAGCCTGGCGATTGCCGGGGACTGGGGGACCGGGCCGTTCGACAGCCATGCACCGGCGGTCAGCGTGGCCGGCCAGATGAGTCGGCTCCAGGCCGATTTCACCATTCACCTGGGCGACGTCTACTACGCGGGCACCGGGTCCGAGGAGGACGTCGACATGGCTGGCTGGCCAATGGGCAAGCATGGCGCCTTCACGCTCAATTCCAACCACGAGATGTACAGCGGCGCGCACGGTTATTTCGCCGAGCTCAATGCGCGCTTCCCCGTGCAGCAGGGCACCAGCTACTTCGCCCTGTACAACGACGATTGGCTGATCGTCGGCCTGGACTCGGCCTATGCGTCCAAGCCCCTGAACCTGTACATGGACGGCACGCTCAACCAGCAGCAGATCGACTGGCTGAAGAGCCTGCCCAAACGCGGCAAGCTGCTGGTGCTCAGCCATCACCAGGGCTTCGATATCACCGGGCACAACCCGAACGGCCTGTACCAGCAGGTCTGCGATGCGCTGGGGCGGGTGCCGGACTACTGGTATTGGGGGCATCTGCACAATGGCATCGTCTATGCCGAGCTGAACGGGCTGAAGGCGCGCTGCGCCGGGCACGGAGCGATTCCCTATGGCGTGACCAGCGAACTGGACGGCAACAAGCGGGTGCTGTTTTCCGAGACGAAGAATGCCGGTGACCCGGAGTATCCGGAGCGGGTGCTCAATGGCTTTGCGCGGGTGCGGCTGAGCGGCGCGAACATCATCGAGGAGTTCATCGGCGAGGATGGTTCGTTGCGCTGGAGTTCACAGGGATAA
- a CDS encoding alpha/beta fold hydrolase translates to MTRISTPISGIKEHYDVIVIGSGYGGGIAASRLARAGRSVCLLERGREIRPGEYPNTMIAATEELQVHDPDGHIGSRTGLYDLHVNAQQNVVVGCGLGGTSLINANVSLEPTPGVFDDPRWPRAVREHRDTLLADGYARAREMLKPNPYPASAPALAKLDANRKSADFLEEQAHFYTPPINVTFDPLPGNLNHVGVEQLPCNHCGDCVSGCNNKAKNTTLMNYLPDAWNHGAEIFCQAEVRYLERDGEGWIVHFQFLDSGREKFSAPTLFVKAGIVVVSAGTLGSTEILLRSRNKGLQLSDQLGEHMSGNGDILGFGHNCGQVINGIGFGAHSAKDLQPVGPCITSIIDLRGDGDWRSRMVIEEGSIPGALGRPMVPAMAGFAELVGEPTEKGVSAELHYKAREAESFVRGPYHGALHNMQTYLIMSHDDGKGRMVLDDKDQLRIDWPGVGEQENFKLGNERLHQSTRALGGVWVPNPIWTPLLRHSIVSVHPLGGCVMGEDAGQGVVNHKGQVFSAATGSEVYPGLYVADGAVIPTSLAVNPLLTISAVSERNMNLLAADRGWTIDYSLPSAPRQPVVAPTLGVQFTETMKGYFSRDFTQPQGTDLGVYQAAAKSGEAQNSPIEFTLTITANDLDRLIKEPGHAATLVGTLDAPALSPSPLTASNGVFNLFEQYEPQVGVRHMNYDMKLTAEDGRDYYFSAFKSVPEDHGLLNIWPDTSTLYVTLYQGPDKTGAVIGSGVMHIEPADFAKQMTTMKVLNARNEGERIDALARFGKFFAGILWESYGGVFAGDIYFNPDAPPRHKRPLDAPVPTVHFFETEDQVQLRLTRYQAGSKGPVMLVHGLGVGSNIFSTDTIQTNLLEYLCKHDYDVWLLDLRVSILLPASKLECNGDQIAQYDFKAAIAQIREATAAADVQCVVHCYGATTFFMALLAGLEGVRSVVCSQIAADTVVATATGIKAGLHLPGVLDAVGIKSLTAYADSKESWFNKLYDKALDAYARIEAQGYCTNPVCHRITFMYASLYRHDTLNENLHDNLHELFGESNIQTFEHLALICRKGHLVDFKGHDVYMPHFDRLDLPICFISGADNQCYLPQSTEKTYERLVQMHGPELYSRHVVPGYGHIDCMFGKDAVVDVYPLILAHLEKTALG, encoded by the coding sequence ATGACCCGGATTTCCACGCCCATCAGTGGCATCAAGGAGCACTACGACGTCATCGTGATCGGTTCCGGCTATGGCGGCGGCATTGCCGCCTCGCGCCTGGCTCGCGCCGGCAGGAGCGTCTGCCTGCTCGAACGCGGGCGGGAGATCCGTCCGGGCGAGTACCCCAACACCATGATCGCGGCGACGGAGGAGTTGCAGGTGCATGACCCGGACGGCCATATCGGTTCGCGTACCGGGCTGTACGACCTGCACGTCAATGCCCAGCAGAACGTGGTGGTGGGGTGCGGGCTGGGTGGCACCTCACTGATCAACGCCAACGTGTCCCTGGAACCGACACCGGGGGTTTTCGATGACCCGCGCTGGCCCCGGGCGGTGCGCGAGCACCGTGACACGCTGCTGGCCGATGGTTATGCACGGGCCCGCGAGATGCTCAAGCCCAACCCGTATCCGGCTTCGGCACCGGCGTTGGCCAAGCTGGATGCCAACCGCAAGTCGGCGGACTTTCTCGAGGAGCAGGCGCATTTCTATACCCCGCCGATCAACGTGACCTTTGACCCGCTGCCCGGCAACCTCAATCACGTCGGGGTCGAGCAACTGCCGTGCAACCACTGTGGCGATTGCGTCTCGGGGTGCAACAACAAGGCCAAGAACACCACCCTGATGAACTACCTGCCGGACGCCTGGAATCATGGCGCCGAGATCTTCTGCCAGGCCGAGGTGCGTTACCTGGAGCGTGACGGCGAGGGTTGGATCGTGCACTTCCAGTTCCTGGACAGCGGCCGGGAGAAATTTTCCGCGCCGACCCTGTTCGTCAAGGCCGGCATCGTCGTGGTGTCTGCCGGAACCCTGGGTTCCACGGAGATCCTGCTGCGTTCGCGCAACAAGGGCCTGCAACTCTCCGACCAGCTCGGCGAGCACATGAGCGGCAACGGCGACATCCTCGGTTTCGGTCACAATTGCGGGCAGGTCATCAACGGTATCGGCTTCGGCGCCCATTCGGCCAAGGACCTGCAGCCGGTCGGACCCTGCATCACCTCGATCATCGATCTGCGTGGCGACGGTGACTGGCGCAGCCGCATGGTCATCGAGGAGGGCTCGATCCCGGGTGCGCTGGGACGGCCCATGGTGCCGGCGATGGCCGGCTTCGCCGAACTGGTCGGCGAGCCGACCGAGAAGGGCGTCAGCGCCGAGTTGCACTACAAGGCCCGCGAAGCCGAGAGCTTCGTGCGCGGGCCCTATCATGGCGCGCTGCACAACATGCAGACCTACCTGATCATGAGCCATGACGACGGCAAGGGGCGCATGGTGCTCGATGACAAGGACCAGTTGCGCATCGACTGGCCGGGCGTCGGCGAACAGGAGAACTTCAAGCTGGGCAACGAGCGCCTGCACCAGTCGACCCGGGCCCTGGGCGGGGTCTGGGTACCGAACCCGATCTGGACCCCACTGTTGCGCCACAGCATCGTCTCGGTGCACCCCCTGGGCGGTTGCGTGATGGGCGAGGATGCCGGGCAGGGCGTGGTCAACCACAAGGGCCAGGTGTTCAGCGCGGCCACCGGCAGCGAGGTGTACCCGGGGCTGTACGTGGCCGACGGCGCGGTGATTCCGACGTCCCTGGCGGTCAATCCGCTGTTGACCATTTCGGCGGTCAGCGAGCGCAACATGAACCTGCTGGCCGCCGATCGCGGCTGGACCATCGACTACAGCCTGCCCTCGGCACCGCGGCAGCCGGTCGTTGCGCCAACCCTCGGCGTGCAGTTCACCGAGACCATGAAAGGCTATTTCTCCCGGGACTTCACCCAGCCCCAGGGGACCGACCTGGGGGTGTACCAGGCCGCGGCGAAAAGCGGCGAGGCGCAGAATTCGCCCATCGAGTTCACCCTGACCATCACTGCGAACGATCTCGACCGGCTGATCAAGGAGCCCGGGCATGCCGCGACCCTGGTCGGCACCCTCGATGCTCCCGCGCTGTCGCCGTCTCCGCTGACCGCCAGCAACGGCGTGTTCAACCTGTTCGAGCAGTATGAGCCGCAGGTCGGCGTACGGCACATGAACTACGACATGAAACTGACCGCCGAGGACGGTCGCGACTATTACTTCAGCGCCTTCAAGAGCGTCCCCGAGGACCACGGCCTGCTCAATATCTGGCCCGATACCAGCACCCTCTACGTCACGCTCTACCAGGGCCCGGACAAGACCGGTGCAGTGATCGGCTCCGGGGTCATGCACATCGAGCCGGCCGATTTCGCCAAGCAGATGACCACCATGAAGGTGCTCAACGCACGTAACGAGGGCGAGCGGATCGACGCCCTGGCGCGCTTCGGCAAGTTCTTCGCCGGGATTCTCTGGGAAAGCTATGGCGGGGTGTTCGCGGGCGATATCTATTTCAACCCGGATGCGCCACCACGGCACAAGCGGCCGCTGGATGCGCCGGTGCCCACCGTGCATTTCTTCGAGACCGAGGACCAGGTGCAACTGCGCCTGACCCGCTACCAGGCCGGCAGCAAGGGCCCGGTCATGCTGGTGCACGGGCTGGGCGTGGGCTCGAATATCTTTTCCACCGACACCATCCAGACCAACCTGCTGGAGTACCTGTGCAAGCACGACTACGACGTCTGGCTGCTGGATTTGCGCGTCAGCATCCTGCTGCCGGCGAGCAAGCTGGAGTGCAACGGCGACCAGATCGCCCAGTACGACTTCAAGGCGGCCATCGCACAGATCCGTGAGGCCACCGCTGCCGCGGACGTGCAGTGCGTGGTCCATTGCTACGGCGCCACGACCTTCTTCATGGCACTGCTGGCGGGGCTTGAGGGCGTACGCTCGGTGGTCTGCTCGCAGATCGCCGCCGACACGGTGGTGGCCACGGCAACCGGGATCAAGGCCGGCCTGCACCTGCCGGGCGTGCTGGACGCGGTGGGGATCAAGTCGCTGACCGCCTATGCCGACAGCAAGGAAAGCTGGTTCAACAAACTCTACGACAAGGCCCTGGACGCCTATGCGCGGATCGAGGCCCAGGGCTACTGCACCAACCCGGTCTGCCACCGGATCACCTTCATGTATGCCTCGCTGTACCGGCACGACACCCTCAACGAGAACCTGCACGACAACCTGCACGAGCTGTTCGGCGAGTCGAACATACAGACCTTCGAGCACCTGGCATTGATCTGCCGCAAGGGCCACCTGGTGGACTTCAAGGGCCACGATGTCTACATGCCGCATTTCGACCGCCTGGATCTGCCGATCTGCTTCATCAGCGGTGCCGACAACCAGTGCTACCTGCCGCAAAGCACCGAGAAGACCTACGAGCGGCTGGTGCAGATGCACGGCCCCGAGCTGTACAGCCGCCATGTGGTGCCCGGCTACGGCCATATCGACTGCATGTTCGGCAAGGACGCGGTGGTCGATGTGTATCCGCTGATCCTGGCGCATCTGGAGAAGACCGCGCTGGGCTGA
- a CDS encoding prepilin-type N-terminal cleavage/methylation domain-containing protein, translating to MWPLPLSRVATSRLPSAGFTLIELLLTLALLATLATVAYPLTTLIGTRERELELQRSLREIRRAIDAYKEATEDGRVDKALVASGYPPTLAVLAEGVVDKRDPTGGKIHFLRRIPRDPLCECPDQPPEKTWRLRSYRSSAEAPAEGEDVFDVSSGSAKEGLNGIPYSAW from the coding sequence ATGTGGCCGCTTCCGCTCTCTCGCGTAGCGACCAGCCGCCTGCCCAGCGCCGGCTTCACCCTGATCGAGCTGCTGCTCACCCTGGCCCTGCTGGCGACCCTGGCGACGGTGGCCTATCCGCTGACCACGCTGATCGGCACGCGCGAGCGCGAACTCGAGTTGCAACGCTCTCTGCGGGAAATCCGCCGCGCCATCGACGCGTACAAGGAGGCGACCGAGGACGGCCGCGTCGACAAGGCCCTGGTCGCCAGCGGTTATCCACCGACCCTCGCGGTGCTGGCTGAAGGTGTGGTCGACAAGCGCGATCCCACCGGTGGAAAAATCCATTTCCTGCGGCGCATCCCCCGCGACCCGCTCTGCGAATGCCCGGACCAGCCGCCGGAGAAAACCTGGCGCCTGCGCAGCTACCGCAGCAGTGCCGAGGCTCCAGCCGAGGGCGAGGACGTCTTCGATGTCTCATCGGGCAGCGCCAAGGAGGGCCTCAATGGCATTCCCTACAGCGCCTGGTAG
- a CDS encoding type II secretion system protein encodes MAFPTAPGRRRGFTLIELLVVMAIIATLMTLVMPQYFRQHTKAQETVLRHNLVSIRQALDHYREDKGKYPDALDELVSGRYLREVPRDPLTGRSDTWQLQHDEDSGIGDVHSGAPGRGVDGTDYGNW; translated from the coding sequence ATGGCATTCCCTACAGCGCCTGGTAGACGCCGCGGCTTCACCCTGATCGAGCTGCTGGTGGTGATGGCGATCATCGCCACGCTGATGACCCTGGTGATGCCGCAGTACTTTCGCCAGCACACCAAGGCCCAGGAAACCGTGTTGCGCCACAACCTGGTGTCGATCCGCCAGGCACTGGACCACTACCGGGAGGACAAGGGCAAGTATCCGGACGCTCTCGACGAACTGGTCAGCGGCCGCTACCTGCGCGAGGTTCCACGGGACCCGCTGACCGGACGCAGCGATACCTGGCAGTTGCAGCACGACGAGGACAGCGGCATCGGTGACGTGCACAGCGGTGCGCCCGGACGCGGTGTGGATGGAACCGACTATGGCAACTGGTGA
- a CDS encoding type II secretion system protein has product MATGDRGVTHSQHGAVFMGLLVAVAVIAVLMLETGTLWSTLLRREREAQLLAQGEEIRRAIGRYYEAGGLYPKSLDDLLLDRRQPTVRRYLRRAYQDPLQVGAEWGIIAGPGETVMGLYSQAPGQPLKQGNFRQGQESFSGQGSYQGWQFLYRPGQSNPPKGT; this is encoded by the coding sequence ATGGCAACTGGTGACCGCGGAGTGACCCACAGCCAGCATGGCGCCGTGTTCATGGGCCTGCTGGTCGCGGTGGCGGTCATCGCCGTGCTGATGCTGGAAACCGGCACGCTCTGGTCGACCCTGTTGCGTCGCGAGCGCGAGGCCCAGTTGCTGGCCCAGGGCGAGGAGATCCGCCGGGCCATCGGCCGCTACTACGAAGCCGGCGGCTTGTACCCGAAGTCCCTCGACGACCTGCTGCTGGACCGGCGCCAGCCAACGGTCCGGCGCTACCTGCGACGGGCCTACCAAGACCCGCTTCAGGTCGGTGCCGAGTGGGGCATCATCGCCGGCCCCGGCGAAACCGTCATGGGCCTCTACAGCCAGGCGCCGGGGCAGCCGCTCAAGCAGGGCAATTTCCGCCAGGGCCAGGAAAGTTTCAGCGGGCAAGGCAGTTATCAGGGGTGGCAGTTTCTGTACCGGCCTGGACAGAGTAACCCTCCAAAAGGAACGTAG
- a CDS encoding lytic polysaccharide monooxygenase, whose product MNRRPFPLHPLLSGTLAALLAVPALGWAHGAVDSPVSRQTLCRSYADYWGSADKMKDEGCRRAVTAPGHAGQMIHAATQWNEVNRDIGGRYNDADGGEAFLKTQVPDGKICSVNRPGMDVLNLVMPEWTRTEVKPDASGKIAVRLITTAAHVPSFVRIYLSKADYDSASRPLRWDDLQLVHTEELTQARKDWGDKPPLISSANGFFQFQVEVPPGRTGNAVLFTWWQRRDPQGEGFYGCSDITFGGMPQPSPWLKEKVFIDGNGIDPKPGDTVHYRVFGHDREVSELIDLKLPITASNQAPAVWGKQLAQQLAGNRDVVRVGVNRNDNGDIVFDSSDVYKNFNYLSDARNSTQMSVDTGGGGEIPGPIDERPPVAVIDGPTEVKAGESFTMSGTRSTSYNGTPLRYAWSMTPALGWSYGSNIQESFSITAPATTTPTTTRLRLTVLDDANRKRGEIEQDLTAKPESGGGDYPAYKEGSPYKAGDIVSNAGGLYRCKPWPYTDWCKGAAWAYAPGKGVHWDQAWDKL is encoded by the coding sequence ATGAACAGACGACCTTTCCCCCTACACCCACTGCTCAGCGGGACACTGGCGGCACTCCTGGCCGTTCCCGCGCTGGGCTGGGCCCATGGCGCGGTGGACAGCCCGGTTTCCCGGCAGACGCTGTGCCGCAGCTACGCCGACTACTGGGGCTCCGCCGACAAGATGAAGGACGAGGGCTGTCGCCGCGCGGTGACAGCCCCCGGTCATGCCGGGCAGATGATCCACGCCGCGACCCAGTGGAATGAAGTCAACCGCGACATCGGTGGCCGCTACAACGACGCCGACGGCGGCGAAGCGTTCCTCAAGACGCAGGTGCCCGACGGCAAGATCTGCTCGGTGAATCGTCCAGGGATGGACGTGCTGAACCTGGTGATGCCGGAGTGGACACGGACCGAAGTCAAGCCCGACGCCAGCGGCAAGATCGCCGTGCGCCTGATCACCACTGCGGCCCATGTGCCCAGCTTCGTCAGGATCTACCTGAGCAAGGCCGACTATGACAGCGCCAGCCGGCCCCTGCGCTGGGACGACCTGCAGTTGGTGCACACCGAGGAATTGACCCAGGCCCGCAAGGACTGGGGCGACAAGCCGCCGCTGATCAGCAGCGCCAACGGCTTCTTCCAGTTCCAGGTGGAGGTACCGCCCGGGCGTACCGGCAATGCCGTGCTCTTCACCTGGTGGCAACGTCGCGACCCGCAGGGAGAGGGTTTCTACGGCTGCAGCGACATCACCTTCGGCGGCATGCCGCAACCATCGCCCTGGCTCAAGGAGAAGGTCTTCATCGACGGTAACGGGATCGACCCGAAACCCGGGGACACCGTGCACTATCGGGTCTTCGGCCATGATCGCGAAGTCAGCGAGCTGATCGACCTGAAATTGCCGATCACGGCCAGCAACCAGGCACCGGCGGTCTGGGGCAAACAGTTGGCGCAACAGCTGGCCGGCAACCGCGACGTGGTCCGGGTCGGGGTCAACCGCAACGACAACGGCGACATCGTCTTCGACAGCAGCGATGTCTACAAGAACTTCAACTACCTCAGCGATGCCCGCAACTCCACGCAGATGTCCGTCGACACCGGTGGTGGTGGCGAGATACCCGGGCCGATCGATGAGCGGCCACCCGTGGCGGTGATCGATGGGCCAACCGAGGTCAAGGCCGGTGAAAGCTTCACCATGAGTGGCACGCGATCCACCTCCTACAACGGCACGCCATTGCGATATGCCTGGTCGATGACACCGGCGCTGGGCTGGAGCTATGGCAGCAATATCCAGGAGAGCTTCAGCATCACCGCGCCGGCTACCACCACCCCCACGACCACCCGGCTGCGCCTGACGGTACTGGACGACGCCAATCGCAAGCGCGGTGAAATCGAACAGGACCTGACGGCGAAACCCGAGTCGGGTGGTGGTGATTACCCGGCCTACAAGGAAGGCTCGCCCTACAAGGCCGGCGATATCGTCAGTAACGCCGGTGGGCTCTACCGCTGCAAGCCTTGGCCTTACACCGACTGGTGCAAGGGGGCGGCCTGGGCCTACGCCCCCGGCAAGGGTGTCCACTGGGATCAGGCCTGGGACAAACTCTGA
- the gspG gene encoding type II secretion system major pseudopilin GspG, with the protein MNGFAPIRLVPPPRGFTLLELLVVLLIIALLAGYVGPKMFDRLELAKVQTAKGQMKSLADALHQYRLDNGHYPSEAQGLDVLVERPAGEPGWHGPYLSKGVPADPWNNPYLFKNPGAGHEVEIISLGRDGKAGGDGTAADIVYGF; encoded by the coding sequence ATGAACGGTTTCGCACCGATTCGCCTTGTCCCGCCACCACGCGGCTTCACCCTGCTCGAACTGTTGGTGGTCCTGCTGATCATCGCCCTGCTGGCCGGCTACGTCGGGCCGAAGATGTTCGATCGCCTGGAGCTGGCGAAGGTCCAGACCGCCAAGGGCCAGATGAAATCGCTGGCCGATGCCCTGCACCAGTACCGCCTGGACAACGGCCACTACCCCAGTGAGGCCCAGGGCCTCGACGTGCTGGTCGAGCGCCCGGCCGGCGAACCCGGCTGGCATGGCCCGTACCTGTCCAAGGGCGTACCGGCCGACCCGTGGAACAACCCCTACCTGTTCAAGAACCCCGGAGCCGGCCATGAGGTCGAGATCATCTCGCTGGGCCGCGATGGCAAGGCCGGTGGCGACGGTACCGCCGCCGACATCGTGTATGGCTTCTGA